From the Phycisphaeraceae bacterium genome, the window ACTGGCGTGGAACACCCGATCACCAAAGACATGCCCAGCAGGTTCAATGTCCGCAGCGAGCAGTACTACATGCATATCGATCCGGGCAACAGCGTTCTGGCGACCACGACGTTCTCGGGCGATCATGCCCCCTGGACTCGAGGGGTGCGCATGCCGGTGATCTGGACTCGCCATCATGGCGCGGGTCGCGTCGCGTACTGCTCGATCGGGCACACGACCGACGATCTAGGCACCGAGCCCGTGCTGGATCTTGTGTCCCGCGGGATTGCGTGGGCAGCGGGCGCGCTCGAGTAGAAGCCAGGGTGCTCAGCGAGCCGAATCGGACGTCGCGCCCACGAGCTGGGCATTGGTCTCGAAACGCTGGAGCGCGGCGAGCAATTGTTCAATCTGCTGCGGCGGAGGCATGCTGAGCATGCGCCGGCGCAGGGCGGTGATCGTCTTGAGTGTCTTCTCGTCGAGCAGCAGATCTTCCTTGCGCGTGCCGCTCGCTGCCAGGTCGATAGCTGGGAAAAGTCTCTTCTCAGCCACGCGGCGATCGAGGATCAACTCCATGTTTCCGGTGCCCTTGAACTCCTCGAAGATGACCTGATCGCCCTGGCTGCCGGTGTCGACAAGGCAACTGGCGATGATCGTCAGGCTTCCGGCTTCTTCAGTGTTGCGAGCGGCGCCGAAGATCTGCTTGGGAACTTCGAGGGCTTTGGAGTCGATTCCGCCGGTCATCGTCCGGCCGCTGGAAGAGTGCTTGCGGCTTCGATTGAACGCCCGCCCGAGTCGAGTCAGCGAATCGAGGAACACAACGACATGACGTCCACACTCGACCATGCGCTTGCAGCGTTCGATCGTCAGGAGCGAGATCTGTATATGCCGTTCGACGTCGTGATCGTTGCTCGACGCGATGACGGTGACGCGGTGAGGCTCCCATGGGTGATCCCAGACGCCATCACGGTTGGGACGAGTGAAGGCCCGCTTGAAGTCTGTGACTTCTTCAGGTCTTTCATCGATCAGAAGCATGAAGACATCGACATCCTTGTGGTTCATGAGAACAGATGTCGCCAGGTCTTTGAGAAGGGTCGTTTTGCCGGCCTTGGGCGGGCTGACGATCATCGCCCGCTGGCCTCGCCCGATGGGGCAGAACAGGTCGATGAGGCGGCACGCTGGTGGGCAGCCGGGGTACTCGAGCGTCAGCCGAGGCTGCGGATCGACCGAAGTCAGCGTCTCGAAAGGCTTGGAAGTCTTGAAACGTTCTGGATCCATCCCTTCGATCTGAAGAAATGTTTCAACGACCGGGCGAGCGGTGCGCACCTGACCATTGGGGCGTCCTCGGCGACGGCGTCGGGGTTTGCGATCGACGACCTCGACCGTGACCTCCAGCCCGTTGCGCAGCGGCAACTCATCTCCGAAGGAGATTGGGACGAACGGGTCGTCGGCCTTTTCCATAAGTGTTAAGTCCTCGGCGAGTTGGCGTACGCGCCCTTCAGCGCGAGAAGGCCATTCGAGGATCCCGGTGAGGGTCTTCGTTGACATAACTCAGTTTCACAAGCCTCGGGCGGGAAGACAGAACCACGTCGTGCCTCAGCACCGCCAGCCGGGGGGGAGGTCTTCTCCTCTCCTGCCTTGATTCCCGGCGACTGCATTTGAGCACATCTATCGCCCGTTGTCAAGCACCGAGTCTGATCGCGTTGAATCCTGCGTCTCGCTACCATGTCGCCGGAATACGCCATTCATGAAGATTCTCAAAGGCATCAAGGTCTCCAGCGGCATCGCCATCGGGCGGGCATTTGTCATTGACGACGTGCAATTGCCTCGCATTCCGAAGCGATCGGTCCGTCCGGAGCGGGTTCAGGCCGAGCTCGACCGCTTCGAGCGGGCTCGACTGGATGCCATTGCCGAACTCGATCAGGTCCACAATGAGGCCTTGGTGGACATGGGGCAGGATTCGGCAAAGATTTTTCTTTTCCACCGCGGCATGCTCGAGGACCCTGCACTTCTCGGACCAATACGGGCCATGATTCAAGACGAGCGGGTCTCGCCCGAATACGCTGCGGCCCAGACTTTCCGCGCGTGGATGAAGCGATTTGCTGAGAAAGACGACTCGGCCTTTCGAACCAAGATCAACGACCTTCACGACATCTCTCACCGCCTGATCGGGTGCCTGATTGGCAAACGCCTGACCACGTCCGAGGAACTTCCTGACGACAACACCATCATCGTCGCCAGCGAACTGACTCCGAGTCAGACAGTTGCCTTCGACCGCTCACGCATCATCGGCATGGTGACGGAACTGGGTGGCCAGACAAGCCACACCGCGATTGTCGCGCGTGCTCTGGGCCTCCCGGCGGTGGTCGGATGTGCCAATCTGCGTTCTCTCGTCTCGGACGGCATGCCGCTGATTATCGACGGCGCGCGCGGGCGGGTCATCATCGAGCCGGATGACGAAACCATCGAGCAGTATCAGGGATATATCAAACAGTCGCGCGAGTTTGATCGCTCGCTCGAAGAACTCGCACCAAAGTCGGCTACCACCTCCGACGGCGTGGAAATCGAACTGCTCGGCAACATCGAGTTCCCCGAAGAAGCCTCAACCGTGGTCGAGCGCGGTGGGGCTGGCATCGGGCTCTATCGCACCGAATTTCTCTACCTCACAGGCGATCACGAACCAAGCGAGGATGAGCAGTTTGAGGCCTACAAGACCTGCATCGACCGCCTTGCGGGTCGCCCGCTGACCATCCGCACGCTCGACCTCGGAGCCGACAAGTACACCCAGCTCAGGGCAGAGACACCCGAACGCAATCCGTTCCTGGGCCTGCGCTCGATCCGTTATTGCCTGGCCCACCTGCCCATGTTCAGGACCCAGTTGCGTGCTTTGCTGCGAGCCTCAGCTCACGGGCCCCTCAAAATCATGCTCCCGCTCGTGACATCGATCCATGAGTTTCGGCAGACACGCTACCTGATTCGGGATGCGATGGAGGATCTGGACGATCTTGGGCTGCCGTATGACCGGAATGTACGGGTCGGGATCATGGTGGAAGTCCCTTCGGCGGTGCTTCTGGCCGATGTTTTTGCGCGGGAAGTGGACTTTTTCTCCATCGGCACCAACGACCTGGTGCAGTACGCTCTGGCGGTGGACCGAACAAATGAACGGGTCGCGTCAATGTATCAGCCCGCCCATCCGGCGGTTCTGAGGCTGATTCGCATGGTTGTCAAGTCGGCCCGGCGCAAGAACCTTCCCGTTTCATGTTGCGGCGAGGCGGCGTCCGATCTGGAGTATGTCCCTTTGTTGTTGGGCCTCGGCGTGCGTACGCTCTCTGTGAACGCGTCGAGTATCCCGGTCGTCAAACGACTGATCCGAAGCGTGTCGATGGCTCAGTGCGAGCGGATTGCCAAAAAAGCGATCACGTTCGATTCGGAACTCGAATCCGCAGCGTTCCTGCGAACGAGAGTCAGAAAAATAGTTCCCGAGGCGTTCGAAGGGCGTGCCGGAGAAGAGTGAGCCAGGGTCGCGCGTCGCGTGGGCTGGCCGCATCGGGAGAAGAAATCACATCGGGCGTGGCAGTGCCTCAATGGTGCCGCCATGCTCGATTCGGGGATCGCGCTTCTGGCGTGATCGACATCACGCGACGGACGGCTCGGCAATGCGATGATTCGCAGACGCCGACAAGAGCGCATCGGGCCCAAACTTGCCCCAGCGCATTGCAACCGGCCGTCGCTGCTGGCCAACCCCGAATCGACGCATCAACCGCCCCAAGGACGGGATGGACCCCCTTTCATGCCACATGGCAAAATGTTGATCAACTACGTTCCGGGCGAAGAGTGCCGGGTCGCGATCGTCGAAAACGGACAACTCGAGGAATACCACGCCGAGCCGACCAACGCCGTCAGCCGCGTCGGGAACATTTACCTCGGCAAGGTGACCAACGTTGAAGCGGGAATTCAGGCCGCGTTTATCGACTTCGGAGTCGAGGACGCCGGGTTCCTGCATGTGTCTGATCTTCACCCGCAGTACTTTCCGGGCGAGGACGAAGACACGACCGAGCGCGTGGGCAAGAAGACTCCGCGTCGCAGCCGCCCACCGATGCAGCAGGCGCTCAAACGCGGGCAGGAGATCATCGTTCAAGTGCTCAAGGAAGGCATCGGGACCAAAGGCCCGACGCTGACCAGTTACCTGTCGATTCCCGGGCGATTCCTTGTGATGATGCCGCAGATGGACCGCGTGGGCGTGAGCCGCAAGGTCGAGGATGAAGAACAGCGCGCCGAAATGCGACAGATCCTCGACACACTGGACCTGCCCGAAGGGTTCGGGTTCATTCTGCGCACCGCTGGGTTTAACCGCACCAAGGTCGAACTCAAACGCGACCTGGCGTACCTGCTGCGCCTGTGGAAGGACATGGAGCACCGCCGGGCATCTGGCAAGGGGGCCAAACTGCTCTATTCTGAGAGCGATCTTCTGGTGCGCAGCCTGCGCGATCTGCTGAGCCAGGACATCGACGAAGTCATCATCGATCATGAGATGGCGCTCCGGCGTGCAGCCCGGTTCATGAAGATCGTCGCCCCACGTTCGCAGGCCAAACTGCGCCACTACAAAGGGCAGACGCCGCTGTACCACTCCTTCGGCGTCACCGAACAGATTCGACAGATCCACTCGCGCGATGTGCCGCTCCCGTCGGGCGGTCGTCTGGTCATCGATGAAACCGAAGCCCTCGTCGCCATCGACGTCAACAGCGGCAAGATGCGATCGGCCCGCGATGCCGAAACCAATGCGTATCAGGTCAATCTCGAAGCGGTCGATGTGATCTGCCGTCAACTGCGGCTGCGTGACCTGGGCGGACTCGTCATCAACGATCTGATCGACATGCGCAGCCCGCAGCACCGCAAGGATATCGAGAACCGATTCAAGGAACGACTCAAGAAGGATCGCGCGCGAACAACGATCCTCCCGATCTCGGCCTTCGGCATTCTCGAAATGACACGGCAGCGGATGCGAGGCAGCCATGAGTCGGTGCATTTCTCCGGGTGTCCTTCGTGCCGAGGCAGAGGCGTCGTGCAAAAGCCCGACAGCGTCGCAGCCGATGCCTTGCAGGATCTGGCAGCCTTGCTCGATCACGATAAGGTCGCCAAGGTCGAGATGGTCGTCAACCCGCGCGTCGCCGCCGCCCTGCTCAGCACCCGGCGGGCAGCACTGACACGCATCGAGCACCTCAGCGGCAAGCATGTCGAAGTACGCATCAGCGACGCCATCGGCTCGGATCGCGTGACGTTCTACGCCTACGACGCAGGCGGGGCCGACGTCGATCTCGAAAAACTCCCAAAGAAGAGCAAGAAACCCGAACTCACGGACTGGGCGGTCGAAGGTTCGCGCGACGACGAGAGCGGCTGGGCTGTGGACCTTCGCGCCGAAGCCGAGGAGATTGCCGAACAGACCGCTGAAGCCTTCGCCGAAGTTCAGGCTTCAATCGAGGAGCGCCAGCATGACCTGAGCCTGCCGGTGGCCGATCTCGACGACGATGACGATCACGAGCCGATTGAAACGGGCTCGCCGGAGGCTCGCAAGAAGAAACGTCGCAGGCGTCGGCGCAGGCGCGGCGATGGTGAGGGAGACAACAGTCGTACACCAGAAACACAACACTCTGCGGAGAGCAAGCCCGAATCCCAGGATGCGGACACTGGCCCTGAACAGACAGGCGATCCGGATGAATCGCATGCGGCGAGCTCGGATGGATCAACCGGCCTGACGCGCAAGAAGCGTCGACGTCGACGCCGTAAGTCTGGAGCATCATCGCTGGTGTCGCCCGCCGAGCAACCCGCCGAAACCGCGCCAGTGAGTGATCCTTCAACGCCCGAAGCCGGCGAGCACGAGAGCGAGCATGAATTCGATCAGCCTCGCAAGAAAAAACGCCGACGTCGTCGTGGCGGCTCGCGTGCCGGTGCCGACGCGCCTGCTGCAGATGCTCCTGCGTCAGCTCCAGAGACGGCTCCCCACGCGAGCGCGAGCGACAATCACGCTCCGCCCAACATATCGACCCGCAAGAAGCGTCCGCCGCGGTCCCGCGACTCGGGGACGCCGAAAGCGACTGGCACCGCATCTCCCGCACCCGAACCCGCTGCTTCCGAACCCAAGCCCCGCCGCTCGCTCTATTCGGCCGCACGACGCAAGCTCGCCCCCAGCGAGAAGGCCCGACTCGGCGAAGAGTAATGACACGCGTTATGCACACAAGTTCGAGCGCGCCAACCCGCCTCATCGTGCTCGGCTCGACGGGTTCAGTCGGCGTGCAGACACTTGACACCGTCGCACATCTCAATGCTGTGGCGGGACCCGACAGCCCGCGTTTTGAAATCGTCGGCCTCGCCAGCGCGTCGAAGCGCGACATGCTCGCTGAGCAGGCGCGAATCTGGAGTGTCAGGCACACAGCCCTCTTCCGAGGCGAACCAGGCGATGCGTCGTTCGTCGGGGAAAACGCCGCCGATGAACTCGTGCGCAGCATTGACTGCGACATGGTCGTGCAGGCCATCACGGGCGCAGCCGGCGTGCGATCGACACTCACCGCCATCGAACTCGGGCGCGATGTGGCTCTGGCCAACAAGGAATCGCTTGTTGTGGCCGGGGCGCTCGTGGTGCCACGTGCGCTCGAGCGCTCGGTCCGCATACTTCCTGTCGATAGCGAGCACGCAGCTCTCTGGCAGTGTCTCGAGTGTGTGTCGCCCGGGCAAAGTCCGCCATTCTCGGTGCCCGCAACGGTTGCTCGGGCGGTCCTGACGGCTTCGGGTGGGCCATTCCGCACCTGGCCTCTCGAACGCATGGCCAACGCGACTCCAGAAGACGCCTTGGCGCACCCAACCTGGAACATGGGTCGCAAGATCACGATCGACTGCGCCACCATGATGAACAAGGCCTTCGAGATTGTCGAAGCGCACTGGCTCTTCGGCCTCGAACCCTCACGCCTGGGCGTTGTTGTGCATCCACAATCAATCATCCACGCGATGACGGAACTTATCGATGGCTCGACCATCGCGCAGCTCGGATCGCCCGACATGCGCACGCCAATTCAACAAGCCCTGACCGCTCCTCGCAGGCTCGTCGGCTCGGCGCCGCGACTCTCACTCGAAACCCTCGGCTCACTGACCTTCGAAGCGCCAGACCTTGCACGGTATCCAGCCCTGGCGCTCGCGCCTCGCATCATCGAGCTCGGCGGGACAGCCGGAGCGATCGTCAATGCTGCCAGCGAAGCCGCTGTCGAAGCGTTCCTGGACCATCGCCTTCCGTTCCTGCGCATTGCCCAACTCGCGTCAGAAGCCCTCGACGCCATCGGCATCAGCGCGATCCGCTCGCTCGAGGATGTGCTGGTGGCCGACAGCGAAGCACGCCGCTTTGTCGCGCTCACGATTCCCACACTTTCAAAAGCCTGACCCGCACCATTGCCGCGCACATGAAAACGGGCGACCCCTCGCAGGGCCGCCCGTCGAAATCAATTTTCATGTACAACCAGGATCACTTCGCATTACCGCGAGCCATACACGAACTGTGCATCGAGCGCCTTTTCGATCCGCACCCGAATCTCTTCGAGGTGAGCCCTCGAGTACGCGTCGATGTTGGCCGGGTTCGCACTCACCGCCTTGTCAACACGCGACTTGAGGTCCCGCAGCGAACTCATCGCCAGAGTCGAGACTGCTCGCGAAGCCGGATTAACCGACATGCTCGACGGCGTCGAAAGGTCGATGAGTCTCTGCACATGCTCGCGCTGCAACCCGCGCCGAAGGCTCGAAATCATCGGGCTGCGCTCCGTCGTCTTCGTCGTCGGTGCCTTGGCGATCTCGCCCCACGCTGCCTCGGTGATCGTCGAGAGCAACTCGGCCAGCGTCATCGCGTCCTGGTCCGAAGGCACGAAGAACTCGTTGTCATAGACACGCCGCAGCGTCTGCGGATTCATCAGCATCGTCAGGACCGATGCCTGCACCGACGAAACGCGATCGTGCACGTCGAAAGTCGGATCTGTAAAGATCGAACTCATCCCAGCCTCGTCGTACCACTTGTCGATCGTCATGTGCTTGAGCAGATCCGGCGACAAGCCATAGACCTCGTCGTGGAAACTGTTTTTTATGACAAAGTCCAGCGCCTCACGCTGCCTCGCCGCAGGAACAACATCGATCGGCGCACGTCCGTTCGGGTCGCCCTTCTTGTCGCGATACACATGCGCACCGCCCACCCAGTTGGCCATCATCGAGATGGCCTGAACCTGCTGCCCGAGTGTGATCTGATAGCCATAGCGCGTCCGCGACCAGCTCTGCCCGTCCTTGACAAACTCGGTCAGCAACTTTTCGCGGTGATGCCGCACGAGCGCCATCTGGTTGTTGGCATAATCGAGCGGATTGGCAGACAGGTCATAACGGCGCGCCAGCGGATCCGGGCCCCATGTGTCTTCGTCGGTTCCATACTGGAGCAGCGGATCGGATGCACGCCCCAGAATCTTGGTGGTGTCTCCGAATCCATACCCGAACTCGATCGCCCACTTGTCATATGGCCCGATGTCGATGACAGCATAGTCGCCCTGAGCGTCACCAAACCCCGGCATGCGGATGTTTACCGGGTTGTAATCCATCACGGTTGTCGAGAAGGGCTCGTTGCCCTTCATGTCAGTACTGTTGATCTGCGACAGCTGATACGCCGACGAACCCTTGAAGTTGTGCCTCAGACCCAGGCAGTGACCCACTTCGTGCGCCACCAACTCGGCAAGCGACGGGCCGACAAACTCCTCGGGCACGCCGTCAATCAGTTCCTTCTTCTCCGGAGCCTTCCTCGGCTTGGGCTCCTCTTCGGCCTTGGGCTCGTCATCCTTCGGCTCGTCGTCAGACTCAGGCTGCACACCCTTGGCAATCGCGATAGCCACCGCGTCGCGCTTGTCGGCAGGCATCATGGCCAGCAACTCCGGATGCTGCTTGAGCATCTCGAGCATCTCTGCAGGAATCTCGGTCTGCTCTTCAGGTGCCGGAGTTTCGTCGTCAGGCAGGCCGAACATCAGATGCATGCGCAGCGAGGCGAGGCTCAGTGCCTTGCCATGTGCAGCTTCGCAACACCCGCTGACCTGACTCACCCGCCCGACAAGCCCGTCGAACGGATTGGACCCGAGCATCATCCCATCGACCGCATCGAGCGGATTGTTGACAAAGTGCCCTGTCGTTTGGCCGTTATTGTGCGCGATGAGCATGCGCTCCCGATCCATCGGATCCGCCAGACGCACACGCGGATCCCACGTCGGATTGCTCTCGAGCCATTCGAGCGTCTGAGGACTCATGCCCTCGGTCGCCAGTTTCGGCATCAGGTCGTTCCACTGATACGTGAACACGCGGATCCACCCGTCGGTCAGCACCACGTCCGCATCCAGAATCTCGCCGGTCATCGGATTGACGCGGCTCGGCCCGATCGCGGTCGAAACGTCATTGCTCAACCAGCGAATGAAGTTGTAGCGAACGTCCTCGGGATCCTTCTCCATGTGCGAGCCCGAAGCCTTGTCCTGAAAGCGGACTTCAAGAGCGTTGACAATCCCGATCTGCTCGAACGCCTTGTTCCAGTACTCGATACCCTCGCGGACGTAGCGACGATACCGAATCGGCACCGTGTGCTCGACATACCACACGATCGGCTGCTTCGGCGGACTCATCTTGAGCTTCGGATCCGCCTTTTCAAGATGCCAGCGATTGATGTAACGCACGTTCACATCGTCGCGGTCGAACTTGCCAAGATCGCGGTAACTCGTCGTGAAATACCCGACGCGCTCGTCGGCGCGGCGAGGCTGATATCCGCGCGAGCCCTCCATCAGGCTGATCGAGTAATGCAGCGTCTTGATCGTGCCATCACCCACCGGCACCTTGTAGGCAATCTCGATGTTCTTCGGAAACGCCTTGGCTGACGCGATCTCGGCCAATGCCACGCGCGCCCCCGCGGCGCTGCGCCCGAAAAACGACGACGCATTGCCCAGCAGAAGATTGTTCAGATCGATCACCGGCTGCCCGCTCGGACCTGTCGACACCACCGGCACGTCAAGAATCACACGGTCGGTAAAGATCATGTTGACCGAGTCGCGGCTTTCCGCATCGCCCGTTGATCGCACCGAAATCTGCGGCGAAATGAGCGCCAGACGATTGCCGATGCGCTTCCAGTAGCAGTACAGGTCGCCAGCCTGCAACCCCGCAAAGATCTCGCCACCGGCTACCGTCATGGCGAAGAAGTGCTTCTGACTCTCGAACCCTCGCGGCATCTCCACAAGAATGCGGTTGTCCCTGTTGTTCCGCCAGACCTGATAGAAACTTCCCGGGTCGGTCGTGGACACGACGCGCTCGAAGCCATCCGAAACATCCTTCCATGCCGGGAGATCGCCTGCGCGTGCGCCCCCACCTCCCCCGCGTGCAGCCATGGCTGCCATCGCGCCAATATCGACCTGCGAGATGGTTTCGTCGGATTGCTCCGATCCCGATCCGGTTTGCGCGTCCTGCAACACACGGGCAGACTCGTCCTGTGCCGAAGCCCAGGTCAACGCGCCCAGCCCGACCACCGCGCCGACCAGGCCCACCAGCACCCGAGGCGTCACACTCCCGATCCTTTTACTCATTTCCATCGCATCGTCTCCTTGATGGTTCACTGCGCCCACTCATTGCCCCGTCGCGTCCTGCAGTGCTCGCGCTACTGGCAGCCTGCGTTTATCCTAACCGGAACTCCGTGTTTCGTGTTCAGCCCGATTCAAAAACTCCACCAAAAGCCTTCAAAAGCATCAACGTCAGCGTCAGGGCTGCAAAAAGCCCGCCCGCAAAGGCAAATGCCCAGTCGTGCACCGCGATTTCCGTCGGATCGTCGTATTCCCCCGCTTCTAGAAGCGTGATGCACCGGATCAGCCCATACGTCGCCGGCAGGACCGTGATCCAGAGCAGATTGAACCCGAGGTGGTACGCCTGATCGCGCTCCTGTACATACCCCGCATAGGTGATGAGGGTTGCGACTGCGGTCACCACCACCACCATCCGAAGCATTTCATCGGAATACGCCAGTTGCACTGTTCGAGCCCGCCCGGCAGCCTCGGCCGATCCCATTGTCCGCCGTTCACCAAGACGTTTTCCGAACGCCAGAAACATACTGAGGAAAAACGTGACATTGAGCAGCCATGTGCTGGGCCCGATCCCCACAGCCGCGCACCCCGCGAGCACCCTGAACACAAACCCGAGCGAAAGACTCATGACATCCACGATTGCAAACCGCTTCAGACCGGCGGAATACACCAGAACGTTGAGCACATGGGCTGCGAGCAGGATCCCAACCCACGCCGCTGCGGGCATCGGGAGCAGCGGAATCAGTGCGCCCGCTACAACAAACAAACCAATCCCGTACGCCTTGGCAAGCCCCGGCTTGACCGCTCCGCTGGCAATCGGACGCCCGCGCTTGCGCGGATGCTCCCGGTCGCGCTCGGCATCAGCCAGGTCGTTGAATACATAACACCCGCTCGAAGCAAGCGAAAACGCCAGCGCAGTCACCAGCGTCACCCAGACTAAGTGCTCCAAAGCCGACCCTTCGACCGGGCGGTCCTGATACGCATAAAAAGGCCCGACGACAACAAACGCGCTCTTGAGCCACTGCTGCGGGCGCGCAAGGCGGATCAACTCCACCCACAGAGGCCGCGAACGCGTTGCTTCCCCGCTCACGCCTGCACCCCAACCGAGACTTCATGTTCCCGTGCCGATGCACCTGATTGAGGCACCTGAGACACGGTCATAAATTGCAGTCCACGCCCAAAAATGAAATTCACCACAGGTGGGTACAAGCGCATTCCATCCCATCGTTCATGAGCCACAAGTCCGTGCTTGTCAAGTGTTTGCGTCCACTGCTCGGGCGTGTTGTAGCGGAACAGGCACGGCACGCCATACGGCGCATTGGCAGCCCAGTCCATGAAGGAGATGCGCGACTGCGCACAAAATCCCCTGATCTGGTGGTCTTTGATGATGACGAGCCGCCGCGACACGCGAACACACTCGGCGATCAGGCGATCAGGCTCCGGCTCGTGGTGGAGAACATCTGCAACAATGACCACGTCGTAGGTTCCATCTGCGAAAGGCATGGTGACGCCGTCGTATCCATGCACGGGGATAGGCTCCCCGCCTCGGACGACCCGTTCGAGCCCTTCGACCTTGACGCCTGATGGCGAACCGGGTGCCTTCATGAGGGCATGCCCGAGAGTTCCGATGCCACAGCCGACATCCAGCACTTTATCCCCCTGTTTGAGGTGCGGAAGAATGGCAGCGACGAGATGACGGAGCCGGGACTCATACACCGGGCGGTGCATCGCCGACATGAGTGAACCAAGTGGACCGGGCAATCCCATCGAGTGCTGCTCCGCAAACAAGCCGGTGAATGAACGAATGTAGTCTAGAGTCTCGCTTCCCATCGGCCGACCGGCGACTTGGAGTACAGGATCGGGACGAGTGAACGCAGAATGGCCCAAAGAACTTCCCGTGCAGGTCTGATCGCTCTGGTCGTTGTGGCGTTGTTCTACGCCGCTGCGCTGCCGGTTGTTTTCTCCAACAACATTGCCGAGGGTCGAGCAGCAGCCGATCACCTCAACTACCACGAACCGGTGGTGCATGCATTCACTGAGGAATGGCCCCGTCCGGACTTCTCCAACTATCACTCTGCCACCACCCCGTTGTACCACCTGATTCTGGCGGGGGCGAGAGTCACTTTCGACCCTTCGCGTCGTGGGTTGATGCTTCTGGCAAGTGCTTTCACCGCCGGGCTGCTGGCGCTGCTCGTGCTGGCCCTCCCGGGGACCAACCCCCAGCGCCTGACGCTGGCACTCCCGATTGTGGGATCGATGTATGTCCTGTTCCCCGGCATCTGGCTCCTGCCCGACAACGCAGCATGGCTGGGCGTGCTCGGCATCATCGTGCTGGCACTGCGCGCTCGGCGACTGGCAACGCTCTGCATCGCCGGAAGCGTAATGCTCCTGGCTCTTGTGCTCACGAGACAGATTCACCTGTGGGCAGCCGGTGTGCTCTGGGCTGCGGCATGGCTCGGATCGAGCGAGGTGGAATCAGATTCGGACAGTCCGGCTGCGCCACTTCCGAGCCCCATCACGCTCGTGCGTGAACTTTTCACATGCATTCCCGCACGCTTCGTTCGGCTCGTCTGCGTTGTACTTGCGACTCTCCCGGCCACGCTTGCGCTCGTGTATTTCCTGCGCCTGTGGGACGGACTGATCGTGCCGCGCTATCAGAGCGTGTATCACGGCTGGAACCCGGCGACACCCGCGTTCTTTCTTGCCATCATCGGAAGTTTCGCTCCGTTCTACGCTGCCTATGCCTGGACCGGCTTCAAGCGATTGGCCGCGAGCCGCGTGCTGCTTGGTGTCCTGGTGGTTGCAGCGATATGTCTGGTGATAATTCCGACTACGACTTATGACGTCGATGCAGGCCGCAAGAGCGGACTATGGAATCTGGTCAAGATGGTCCCGACGATCGCGGGGCACACCTCGCCGGTGCTTTTGGTCCTTGCGCCGGTGGGCATGGTTCTGCTGGCCGGGTTGCTGTCGCAGGTGCCGCGGCGAGCAGGATGGATTTTTCTTGGCGCGATGGTCGGTTTCGTCGCGGCACAGACCTTCAGCCCGGAACTTTGGCAGCGGTACCACGAACCGTTCATCCTGATCATGCTCGCGCTGCTTTGTGCCCACTCCCGACACGGCAGCGACTCGCAGGTGCTCAACGTTGCGCGCATCCTTGGCCCCGTGCTGCTGGCGGTCGCCCTGGGCGTCCTCAGCGCCTACACCATACTGACCGATACACCGGCCGCGTCGCTGCGTTCAGGCGATTTCGAGCGTTCTGTCGAGTTCGAGCCTTTACCAGTCCG encodes:
- the rho gene encoding transcription termination factor Rho — protein: MSTKTLTGILEWPSRAEGRVRQLAEDLTLMEKADDPFVPISFGDELPLRNGLEVTVEVVDRKPRRRRRGRPNGQVRTARPVVETFLQIEGMDPERFKTSKPFETLTSVDPQPRLTLEYPGCPPACRLIDLFCPIGRGQRAMIVSPPKAGKTTLLKDLATSVLMNHKDVDVFMLLIDERPEEVTDFKRAFTRPNRDGVWDHPWEPHRVTVIASSNDHDVERHIQISLLTIERCKRMVECGRHVVVFLDSLTRLGRAFNRSRKHSSSGRTMTGGIDSKALEVPKQIFGAARNTEEAGSLTIIASCLVDTGSQGDQVIFEEFKGTGNMELILDRRVAEKRLFPAIDLAASGTRKEDLLLDEKTLKTITALRRRMLSMPPPQQIEQLLAALQRFETNAQLVGATSDSAR
- the ptsP gene encoding phosphoenolpyruvate--protein phosphotransferase — translated: MKILKGIKVSSGIAIGRAFVIDDVQLPRIPKRSVRPERVQAELDRFERARLDAIAELDQVHNEALVDMGQDSAKIFLFHRGMLEDPALLGPIRAMIQDERVSPEYAAAQTFRAWMKRFAEKDDSAFRTKINDLHDISHRLIGCLIGKRLTTSEELPDDNTIIVASELTPSQTVAFDRSRIIGMVTELGGQTSHTAIVARALGLPAVVGCANLRSLVSDGMPLIIDGARGRVIIEPDDETIEQYQGYIKQSREFDRSLEELAPKSATTSDGVEIELLGNIEFPEEASTVVERGGAGIGLYRTEFLYLTGDHEPSEDEQFEAYKTCIDRLAGRPLTIRTLDLGADKYTQLRAETPERNPFLGLRSIRYCLAHLPMFRTQLRALLRASAHGPLKIMLPLVTSIHEFRQTRYLIRDAMEDLDDLGLPYDRNVRVGIMVEVPSAVLLADVFAREVDFFSIGTNDLVQYALAVDRTNERVASMYQPAHPAVLRLIRMVVKSARRKNLPVSCCGEAASDLEYVPLLLGLGVRTLSVNASSIPVVKRLIRSVSMAQCERIAKKAITFDSELESAAFLRTRVRKIVPEAFEGRAGEE
- a CDS encoding Rne/Rng family ribonuclease, whose product is MPHGKMLINYVPGEECRVAIVENGQLEEYHAEPTNAVSRVGNIYLGKVTNVEAGIQAAFIDFGVEDAGFLHVSDLHPQYFPGEDEDTTERVGKKTPRRSRPPMQQALKRGQEIIVQVLKEGIGTKGPTLTSYLSIPGRFLVMMPQMDRVGVSRKVEDEEQRAEMRQILDTLDLPEGFGFILRTAGFNRTKVELKRDLAYLLRLWKDMEHRRASGKGAKLLYSESDLLVRSLRDLLSQDIDEVIIDHEMALRRAARFMKIVAPRSQAKLRHYKGQTPLYHSFGVTEQIRQIHSRDVPLPSGGRLVIDETEALVAIDVNSGKMRSARDAETNAYQVNLEAVDVICRQLRLRDLGGLVINDLIDMRSPQHRKDIENRFKERLKKDRARTTILPISAFGILEMTRQRMRGSHESVHFSGCPSCRGRGVVQKPDSVAADALQDLAALLDHDKVAKVEMVVNPRVAAALLSTRRAALTRIEHLSGKHVEVRISDAIGSDRVTFYAYDAGGADVDLEKLPKKSKKPELTDWAVEGSRDDESGWAVDLRAEAEEIAEQTAEAFAEVQASIEERQHDLSLPVADLDDDDDHEPIETGSPEARKKKRRRRRRRRGDGEGDNSRTPETQHSAESKPESQDADTGPEQTGDPDESHAASSDGSTGLTRKKRRRRRRKSGASSLVSPAEQPAETAPVSDPSTPEAGEHESEHEFDQPRKKKRRRRRGGSRAGADAPAADAPASAPETAPHASASDNHAPPNISTRKKRPPRSRDSGTPKATGTASPAPEPAASEPKPRRSLYSAARRKLAPSEKARLGEE